One window from the genome of Paracoccus zhejiangensis encodes:
- a CDS encoding protealysin inhibitor emfourin, whose amino-acid sequence MIIEISSSGGFGGIAAAGVKKRIDVDQQSAAVQQEICEYFEPRDLDQLASRSVRSRSADAMVYKITVTDPKDGQHVYSIPEDQLPPEMLDLIDSM is encoded by the coding sequence ATGATCATTGAAATCTCGTCCAGCGGCGGCTTTGGCGGGATCGCCGCAGCTGGCGTCAAGAAGCGGATCGACGTGGACCAGCAATCCGCGGCGGTCCAGCAGGAGATCTGCGAGTATTTCGAGCCACGCGATCTGGACCAACTGGCCTCGCGCAGCGTTCGGTCACGCTCGGCCGATGCGATGGTCTACAAGATCACCGTGACCGACCCGAAGGATGGGCAGCATGTCTACTCCATCCCCGAGGACCAGTTGCCGCCCGAGATGCTGGACCTGATCGACTCGATGTAG
- a CDS encoding M4 family metallopeptidase → MCFAVCGNATHHPINCIVPPHMLRVIALRGDEKMADMARSLLKQTEQLRQERQEQGHVTPPPPDQPTAAVARGGKRRSAAPGFTPDRRIHDGEHKAALPGKLVRAEGDDPTGNADVDNAYDGAGEVFSLYATQFNRNSLDGEGQSLIATVNHRRNYNNAFWDGRQMAYGNGDGKLFKTFIDLSVIAHEMTHGVVQHSGGLVYQDQSGALNESIADVFGAIAVQRHLGQDVDAADWIIGGGILGPDVKGVGLRSMKAPGTAYADELLGQDPQPFHMDNFLSTTDDNGGVHINSGIPNHAFYLYCQYLGGNSWEKPGQIWYRALQDLNNPLASFAEWCQQTVDAATAIHGMGSTEVIMLRRAWKLVGLPA, encoded by the coding sequence ATGTGTTTTGCGGTCTGCGGCAACGCCACTCATCACCCGATCAACTGCATCGTCCCCCCGCATATGTTACGCGTCATCGCGCTGCGCGGCGACGAAAAGATGGCCGACATGGCCCGCAGCCTGCTGAAGCAGACCGAGCAATTGCGGCAGGAACGGCAGGAACAGGGCCATGTCACCCCGCCCCCGCCCGACCAGCCCACCGCTGCCGTCGCGCGGGGCGGCAAGCGGCGCAGCGCCGCGCCCGGCTTTACCCCCGACCGCCGTATCCATGACGGCGAGCACAAGGCCGCGCTGCCCGGCAAGCTGGTCCGCGCGGAAGGCGACGACCCCACCGGCAATGCCGATGTCGACAATGCCTATGACGGCGCGGGCGAGGTCTTCTCGCTCTATGCGACCCAGTTCAACCGCAACTCGCTGGATGGCGAGGGCCAGTCGCTGATCGCCACGGTGAACCACCGCCGCAATTACAACAACGCCTTCTGGGACGGCCGGCAGATGGCCTATGGCAATGGCGACGGCAAGCTGTTCAAGACCTTCATCGACCTCTCGGTTATCGCGCATGAGATGACCCATGGTGTCGTCCAGCATTCCGGCGGGCTGGTCTATCAGGACCAGTCCGGGGCACTGAATGAAAGCATCGCCGATGTCTTCGGCGCCATCGCGGTGCAGCGCCATCTGGGGCAGGATGTGGATGCGGCCGACTGGATCATCGGCGGCGGCATCCTTGGCCCCGATGTGAAGGGCGTCGGCCTGCGCAGCATGAAGGCCCCCGGCACCGCCTATGCCGACGAATTGCTGGGCCAGGACCCGCAGCCCTTCCACATGGACAATTTCCTGTCCACCACCGATGACAATGGCGGGGTGCATATCAACTCGGGCATCCCGAACCACGCCTTCTACCTCTATTGCCAGTATCTTGGCGGCAATTCCTGGGAAAAGCCCGGGCAGATCTGGTATCGCGCGCTTCAGGACCTGAACAACCCGCTGGCCAGCTTTGCCGAATGGTGCCAGCAGACCGTGGATGCCGCCACCGCCATTCACGGCATGGGCAGCACCGAGGTGATCATGCTGCGCCGGGCGTGGAAGCTGGTTGGGCTGCCCGCCTGA
- a CDS encoding sn-glycerol-3-phosphate import ATP-binding protein UgpC, whose protein sequence is MASITLENVGKVYPGGTRAIGDVNIDIADGEFIVLVGPSGCGKSTLLRMVAGLESITDGTVKIADRVVNEIEPADRDIAMVFQNYALYPHMSVRQNLEYGLKNRGTKRDEIDRRVAEAAGILQLEPYLDRKPRALSGGQRQRVAMGRAIVREPAAFLFDEPLSNLDAKLRVAMRLEIKELQKRLRTTSLYVTHDQLEAMTLADRLVVLNMGKVEQIGTPLEVYRRPASAFVAGFIGSPAMNLIPARAVPHLPGSAHAGLLGIRPEDMDITADGPIELRINAVEELGAQRLVHGLVGGEAFTVTAPSDADLGEVLRLSVPAQALHRFDADSGKRLD, encoded by the coding sequence GTGGCATCCATCACCCTGGAGAATGTCGGCAAGGTCTATCCCGGCGGCACCCGTGCCATCGGCGACGTGAATATCGACATCGCCGATGGCGAGTTCATCGTGCTGGTCGGGCCTTCGGGCTGCGGCAAGTCCACCCTGCTGCGCATGGTCGCGGGACTGGAGAGCATCACCGATGGCACGGTCAAAATCGCTGATCGCGTCGTGAACGAGATCGAGCCGGCCGACCGCGACATCGCCATGGTGTTCCAGAACTATGCGCTCTACCCGCATATGTCGGTGCGCCAGAACCTCGAATACGGGCTGAAGAACCGCGGCACCAAGCGCGACGAGATCGATCGCCGCGTGGCCGAGGCGGCGGGCATCCTGCAGCTTGAACCTTATCTCGACCGCAAGCCCCGCGCCCTGTCGGGTGGCCAGCGCCAGCGCGTCGCCATGGGCCGCGCCATCGTGCGCGAACCGGCGGCCTTCCTCTTCGACGAGCCGCTGTCGAACCTCGACGCGAAACTGCGCGTGGCCATGCGACTGGAAATCAAGGAGCTGCAGAAGCGCCTGCGCACCACCAGCCTCTATGTCACCCATGACCAGCTCGAGGCGATGACACTGGCCGACCGGCTGGTCGTCTTGAACATGGGCAAGGTCGAGCAGATCGGCACGCCCCTTGAGGTCTATCGCCGCCCCGCCTCGGCCTTCGTCGCGGGCTTCATCGGCTCGCCCGCGATGAACCTTATCCCCGCCCGCGCCGTGCCGCATCTGCCGGGCAGCGCCCATGCCGGGCTGCTGGGCATCCGCCCCGAGGATATGGACATCACCGCCGACGGCCCGATCGAGCTGCGCATCAACGCGGTCGAGGAATTGGGCGCGCAGCGGCTTGTCCATGGCCTGGTCGGCGGCGAGGCTTTCACCGTCACCGCCCCCTCGGATGCCGATCTGGGCGAGGTGCTGCGCCTGTCGGTGCCGGCGCAGGCCCTACACCGGTTCGACGCGGACAGCGGCAAGCGGCTGGACTGA
- the ugpE gene encoding sn-glycerol-3-phosphate ABC transporter permease UgpE has translation MIENRPGLNLLAHLVLILGVAIVAMPVWIAFVASTHTATDFSSGTIPMWPGPHLIENYSRMLDSGLSTSGTPPVGMMMLNSLVMALMIAIGKIIISVLSAFAIVYFRFPLRNLAFWCIFITLMLPVEVRIVPTFQVVAGLGLLNSYAGLSIPLIASATATFLFRQVFLTIPDELTEAARIDGAGPMKFFRDILLPLSRTNIAALFVILFIYGWNQYLWPLLVTTDSSYYTIVAGIKRMADAVDGLPQWHLVMATAVMAMLPPVAVVIAMQKLFVKGLVETEK, from the coding sequence ATGATCGAGAACCGCCCCGGCCTGAACCTTCTGGCGCATCTGGTGCTGATCCTTGGCGTGGCCATCGTCGCCATGCCGGTCTGGATCGCCTTCGTCGCCTCCACCCATACGGCCACCGACTTTTCCTCGGGAACCATCCCGATGTGGCCCGGCCCGCATCTGATCGAGAACTACAGCCGCATGCTCGACAGCGGCCTTTCCACCAGCGGTACCCCGCCGGTGGGGATGATGATGCTGAACAGCCTCGTGATGGCGCTGATGATCGCCATCGGCAAGATCATCATCTCGGTGCTCTCGGCCTTCGCCATCGTCTATTTCCGCTTCCCGCTGCGCAACCTCGCCTTCTGGTGCATCTTCATCACCCTGATGCTGCCGGTCGAGGTGCGCATCGTGCCGACCTTCCAGGTGGTCGCGGGGCTGGGGCTGTTGAACAGCTATGCGGGCCTGTCGATCCCGCTCATTGCCTCGGCCACGGCGACCTTCCTCTTCCGGCAGGTCTTCCTGACCATCCCGGACGAGCTGACCGAGGCCGCGCGGATCGACGGCGCCGGCCCGATGAAATTCTTCCGCGACATCCTGCTGCCGCTGTCGCGCACCAACATCGCGGCCTTGTTCGTGATCCTCTTTATCTATGGCTGGAATCAGTACCTGTGGCCGCTCTTGGTCACCACCGATTCCAGCTATTACACCATCGTTGCGGGCATCAAGCGCATGGCCGACGCGGTGGACGGGCTGCCGCAATGGCATCTGGTGATGGCGACCGCCGTCATGGCGATGCTGCCGCCCGTCGCCGTGGTCATTGCCATGCAGAAGCTGTTCGTCAAAGGTCTTGTCGAGACGGAGAAATAA
- the ugpA gene encoding sn-glycerol-3-phosphate ABC transporter permease UgpA produces MKRTIFRNQLLPWLLLAPQLAITFIFFIWPAAQAVWQSFLREDAFGMKSTFVGMENYWRLLDSPEYLNSLQVTAVFAVSVTILSMGFSLLLAVAVDRMIRSAQTYTTLLVWPYAVAPAVAGILWWFIFNPTIGILPYFLDQVGYDWNHISDKGDAFLLVVIASAWKQISYNFLFFVAGLQSIPASLREAAAIDGAGPVKRFFTITLPLISPTTFFLLVVNIVYAMFDTFAVIDSTTEGGPAQATNIMVYKVYFDGFVGQNLGSSGAQSVILMLIVIALTVIQFRWVEKKVEY; encoded by the coding sequence ATGAAGCGCACGATCTTTCGCAACCAGCTTTTGCCCTGGCTTCTGCTGGCCCCCCAATTGGCCATCACCTTCATCTTCTTCATCTGGCCCGCCGCCCAGGCCGTCTGGCAAAGCTTCCTGCGCGAAGATGCTTTCGGGATGAAGTCGACCTTCGTCGGCATGGAGAACTACTGGCGGCTGCTCGACAGCCCCGAATACCTGAACTCGCTGCAAGTGACCGCGGTCTTTGCCGTCTCGGTGACGATCCTGTCGATGGGCTTCTCGCTGCTGCTCGCGGTGGCGGTCGACCGGATGATCCGCTCGGCCCAGACCTACACGACGCTGCTCGTCTGGCCCTACGCCGTCGCCCCCGCCGTCGCCGGCATCCTGTGGTGGTTCATCTTCAACCCGACCATCGGCATCCTGCCCTATTTCCTCGATCAGGTCGGCTATGACTGGAACCATATCAGCGACAAGGGCGATGCGTTCCTGCTGGTGGTGATCGCCAGCGCCTGGAAGCAGATCAGCTATAACTTCCTGTTCTTCGTCGCCGGCCTGCAGTCGATCCCGGCCAGCTTGCGCGAAGCTGCGGCCATCGACGGCGCCGGTCCGGTGAAGCGCTTCTTCACCATCACCCTGCCGCTGATCTCGCCCACGACCTTCTTCCTTCTGGTCGTGAACATCGTCTACGCCATGTTCGACACCTTCGCGGTCATCGACAGCACCACCGAGGGCGGCCCGGCGCAGGCCACCAACATCATGGTCTACAAGGTCTATTTCGACGGCTTCGTCGGCCAGAACCTTGGCAGCTCGGGCGCGCAATCGGTGATCCTGATGCTGATCGTGATCGCGCTGACGGTGATCCAGTTCCGCTGGGTCGAGAAGAAGGTGGAATACTGA
- the ugpB gene encoding sn-glycerol-3-phosphate ABC transporter substrate-binding protein UgpB, with amino-acid sequence MKSLFTASAVALALSAMSASAQTEVQWWHAMGGELGAKLEEIVKGFNDSQTDYKVVPSYKGTYPETMTAAIAAFRANEQPAIVQVFEVGTGTMMAAQGAVIPVHQLMKDQGAAFDQSAFLPSVVGYYTDTDGNMLSMPFNSSTPILYYNKSVFEKAGLDPNTPPKTWAEMEEFSKKIMESGAASCGFTTGWISWIQTENLSAWHNQPIGTLENGFGGLGARLSVNGPVQVKHWGNLKKWADEGIFKYGGPVGGDNAPPMFYSQECAMIMNSSASRAGVIANAKDFELGFGMLPYYDDVEGAPQNSIIGGATLWVLSGRPDEEYAGAAKFFEYLSSPAVQADWASFSGYLPITQAAADEMAGFFGENPGADTGLKQITLNTPTENSKGLRFGNYVQIRGIIDEEFEQLMSGSKDAQGALDGVVERGNALIEEFQAQNQ; translated from the coding sequence ATGAAATCATTGTTTACGGCTTCGGCCGTCGCGCTTGCGCTGTCGGCCATGTCGGCCAGCGCACAGACCGAGGTCCAGTGGTGGCACGCCATGGGCGGCGAACTGGGCGCCAAGCTGGAAGAGATCGTCAAGGGCTTCAATGACAGCCAGACCGATTACAAGGTCGTCCCCTCCTACAAGGGCACCTACCCCGAAACCATGACCGCCGCGATCGCGGCCTTCCGTGCCAATGAACAGCCCGCCATCGTGCAGGTTTTCGAGGTCGGCACCGGCACCATGATGGCCGCACAGGGCGCCGTCATCCCGGTTCACCAGCTGATGAAGGATCAGGGCGCTGCATTCGACCAGTCGGCCTTCCTGCCCTCGGTCGTCGGCTACTACACCGATACCGACGGCAACATGCTGTCCATGCCCTTCAACAGCTCGACCCCGATCCTCTATTACAACAAGTCGGTCTTCGAGAAGGCCGGGCTGGACCCGAACACCCCGCCCAAGACCTGGGCCGAGATGGAAGAGTTCTCCAAGAAGATTATGGAGTCCGGCGCGGCCAGCTGCGGCTTCACCACCGGCTGGATCAGCTGGATCCAGACCGAGAACCTTAGCGCCTGGCACAACCAGCCGATCGGCACGCTGGAAAACGGCTTCGGCGGGCTGGGCGCACGCCTGTCCGTCAACGGGCCGGTGCAGGTCAAGCATTGGGGCAACCTGAAGAAATGGGCCGATGAGGGCATCTTCAAATATGGCGGCCCGGTCGGCGGCGACAACGCACCGCCCATGTTCTACTCGCAGGAATGCGCGATGATCATGAACAGCTCGGCCAGCCGCGCCGGCGTCATCGCCAATGCCAAGGACTTCGAACTGGGCTTCGGCATGCTGCCCTATTACGACGATGTCGAGGGTGCGCCGCAGAACTCGATCATCGGCGGGGCGACGCTCTGGGTGTTGTCGGGCCGTCCGGACGAGGAATATGCCGGCGCCGCGAAGTTCTTCGAGTACCTCTCGAGCCCGGCAGTCCAAGCCGATTGGGCCTCGTTCTCGGGCTATCTGCCGATCACCCAGGCGGCGGCTGACGAGATGGCCGGCTTCTTCGGTGAGAACCCGGGTGCCGATACCGGTCTGAAGCAGATCACGCTGAACACGCCGACCGAGAACTCCAAGGGCCTGCGCTTTGGCAACTATGTCCAAATCCGCGGCATCATCGACGAGGAGTTTGAACAGCTCATGTCGGGGTCCAAGGATGCCCAGGGCGCGCTGGATGGCGTGGTCGAGCGTGGCAATGCGCTGATCGAGGAATTCCAGGCGCAGAACCAGTAA